In Natronoarchaeum mannanilyticum, a genomic segment contains:
- a CDS encoding DUF2267 domain-containing protein, whose translation MKHSEFIGKAQQRTEFGQRGHAVRATRAVLWTLGERLPEGDATDLASPLPVDIDFYLRAPESGQQFGFDEFVDRVGERADADESDATFYAQAIVSLVAEVVPEGELEDVRSSLPDEYDPLFELVGVDEQAIEQNR comes from the coding sequence ATGAAACACAGCGAGTTCATCGGCAAGGCACAGCAGCGCACGGAGTTCGGCCAGCGCGGCCACGCGGTCCGCGCCACGCGGGCGGTACTGTGGACGCTCGGCGAGCGACTGCCCGAGGGCGACGCCACCGACCTGGCGTCGCCGCTGCCGGTCGATATCGACTTCTACCTGCGAGCGCCGGAGTCGGGCCAGCAGTTCGGCTTCGACGAGTTCGTCGACCGGGTCGGCGAACGGGCGGACGCCGACGAGTCCGACGCGACGTTCTACGCGCAGGCGATCGTCTCGCTGGTCGCGGAGGTCGTCCCCGAGGGCGAACTCGAGGACGTGCGGAGCTCGCTGCCCGACGAGTACGACCCGCTGTTCGAGCTCGTCGGCGTCGACGAGCAGGCCATCGAACAGAACCGGTAG
- a CDS encoding DUF7344 domain-containing protein, which translates to MAQQQLPAAELDDVRDDETLEALANVRRRLALDCLPSRGESAALAELARRVAVSEAEGTTDAVSEERIERVKRTLYHVHLPKLDDVGLVAFDADERTVERAATR; encoded by the coding sequence ATGGCACAACAGCAACTCCCCGCCGCCGAGCTCGACGACGTGCGCGACGACGAGACGCTCGAAGCGCTCGCGAACGTGCGGCGTCGGCTCGCGCTCGATTGCCTCCCCAGTCGCGGTGAGTCGGCCGCGCTCGCCGAACTGGCCCGGAGAGTCGCAGTCAGCGAAGCCGAGGGGACGACCGACGCCGTCTCGGAGGAGCGTATCGAGCGCGTGAAGCGGACGCTCTACCACGTACACCTCCCCAAGCTCGACGACGTCGGACTCGTCGCGTTCGACGCCGACGAGCGCACCGTCGAGCGGGCGGCGACCCGATGA
- a CDS encoding site-2 protease family protein → MRSFRIGSAFGIPIKLDLTFLLVLPLFAYLIGSQSAQIVELLNEILGANIGDELFVDGAVRWILGTVAALGLFVGVLLHELGHSLVARRYGFPIDSITLWIFGGVASFTEMPEDWRQEFAIAIAGPIVSVLVGVACYGLFVAVPPDVGGARFVLGYLAVLNVVLAVFNLLPAFPMDGGRILRAILGRTRPYARATAIAAEVGKFFAVILGLVGLFSFNILMIGIAFFVYIAASSESQQVQMKAAFEGVTVRDVMTPADRLHTVAPETTIAELLSRMFSERHTGYPVLEDGRPVGMVTLDDARDVQPVEREAYTVADVMTRELVTIPAAADAMEAFDLLQEHDVGRLLVVDARGDVVGLLSRTDLMTALDVVRSTDGMDPNDASSLAD, encoded by the coding sequence ATGCGAAGCTTCAGGATCGGATCCGCGTTCGGCATCCCGATCAAGCTGGACCTGACGTTCCTGCTCGTGTTGCCGCTGTTCGCCTACCTCATCGGCTCGCAGTCGGCCCAGATCGTCGAGCTGCTCAACGAGATCCTCGGCGCGAACATCGGCGACGAGCTCTTCGTCGACGGCGCCGTCCGCTGGATCCTCGGCACCGTCGCGGCGCTCGGGCTGTTCGTCGGCGTGTTGCTCCACGAGCTGGGCCACTCGCTGGTGGCCCGTCGGTACGGCTTCCCGATCGACTCGATCACGCTGTGGATCTTCGGCGGCGTCGCTTCCTTCACCGAGATGCCCGAGGACTGGCGCCAGGAGTTCGCCATCGCCATCGCGGGGCCGATCGTGAGCGTGCTCGTGGGCGTGGCCTGCTACGGGCTGTTTGTCGCCGTCCCGCCGGACGTCGGGGGCGCCCGGTTCGTGCTGGGCTACCTCGCGGTGCTGAACGTCGTCCTGGCGGTGTTCAACCTCCTCCCCGCGTTCCCGATGGACGGCGGCCGGATCCTCCGGGCTATCCTCGGCCGGACGCGACCGTACGCGCGGGCGACGGCGATCGCCGCGGAGGTCGGCAAGTTCTTCGCCGTCATACTCGGGCTGGTCGGCCTGTTTAGCTTCAACATCCTCATGATCGGGATCGCCTTCTTCGTCTACATCGCGGCCTCCTCGGAGTCCCAGCAGGTCCAGATGAAGGCGGCCTTCGAGGGCGTGACGGTCCGGGACGTGATGACGCCGGCCGACAGGCTCCACACCGTCGCGCCGGAGACGACGATCGCGGAGCTGCTCTCGCGGATGTTCAGCGAGCGCCACACCGGCTACCCCGTACTGGAGGACGGCCGCCCGGTCGGGATGGTCACCCTCGACGACGCCCGCGACGTCCAGCCCGTCGAGCGCGAGGCGTACACCGTTGCCGACGTGATGACTCGCGAGCTCGTGACGATCCCGGCCGCCGCCGACGCGATGGAAGCGTTCGACCTGCTGCAGGAGCACGACGTCGGCCGACTGCTCGTCGTCGACGCCCGCGGCGACGTGGTCGGCTTGCTCTCCCGGACCGACCTGATGACCGCGCTCGACGTCGTCCGGTCGACCGACGGGATGGATCCGAACGACGCGAGCTCGCTGGCCGACTGA
- a CDS encoding replication factor A (Replication protein A protects and stabilize the intermediate ssDNA that is generated by the unwinding action of a DNA helicase at the replication fork. In addition, SSBs prevent the formation of secondary structures by single-stranded template DNA.), with protein MSDLREHAEDIHEQFSDHLEIDVDDVESRLSNLVDEYRVPVDEARRSVTNHYLDEAGLERDALGGGGGDGSELIAVGDIDEDEAWHTVEAKLVDLWEPRSDSIAQVGLLGDESGTIKFVKWAESDLQELEEGAVYRLGNVVTDEYEGRFSVKLNSTTTIEELDEDIEVGDDAEEIEGALVDIQSGSGLIKRCPEEDCTRVLQNGRCNEHGEVEGEFDLRIKGVIDDGLDAHEVIFNQEATEEVADITLEEAQEMAMDALDTEVVADEIADALLGKYYRVAGPVFGRYVLADEVEELAGPTDVEDTLIKARSI; from the coding sequence ATGAGTGATCTTCGAGAGCACGCGGAAGACATACACGAACAGTTTTCGGACCACCTGGAGATCGACGTCGACGACGTCGAGTCGCGGCTGTCCAACCTGGTCGACGAGTACAGAGTGCCCGTCGACGAGGCGCGCCGCAGCGTCACCAACCACTACCTCGACGAGGCGGGGTTAGAGCGCGACGCACTCGGCGGCGGTGGCGGCGACGGCAGCGAGCTGATCGCCGTCGGCGACATCGACGAGGACGAGGCGTGGCACACGGTCGAGGCGAAACTCGTCGACCTGTGGGAGCCCCGCAGCGACTCGATCGCGCAGGTGGGCCTGCTCGGCGACGAGAGCGGGACGATCAAGTTCGTCAAGTGGGCCGAGTCCGACCTCCAGGAACTGGAGGAGGGCGCGGTCTACCGCCTGGGTAACGTCGTCACCGACGAGTACGAGGGCCGGTTCTCGGTCAAGCTCAACAGCACGACGACGATCGAGGAACTCGACGAGGACATCGAGGTCGGCGACGACGCCGAGGAGATCGAGGGCGCGCTGGTCGACATCCAGAGCGGCAGCGGCCTCATCAAGCGCTGCCCCGAGGAGGACTGCACGCGCGTTCTGCAGAACGGCCGCTGCAACGAGCACGGCGAGGTCGAAGGCGAGTTCGACCTCCGCATCAAGGGCGTGATCGACGACGGCCTCGACGCCCACGAGGTCATCTTCAACCAGGAGGCGACCGAGGAGGTCGCCGACATCACGCTGGAGGAAGCACAGGAGATGGCGATGGACGCGCTCGACACCGAGGTCGTCGCGGACGAGATCGCCGACGCCCTGCTGGGCAAGTACTACCGCGTCGCCGGACCGGTGTTCGGCCGCTACGTCCTCGCGGACGAGGTCGAGGAGCTCGCCGGGCCGACGGACGTCGAGGACACGCTGATCAAAGCGAGGTCGATCTAA
- a CDS encoding RPA family protein, producing the protein MSDAPSREVARRAFASEFNDSSYTFKESDDERAPVYALLPTGERANRVFFVGTLTEKEDIGDDNEYWRGRIVDPTGTFFVYAGQYQPDAAAMLRDLEPPAYVSVVGKPRTYETDEGDVNVSVRPESITVVDADVRDRWVVETAQRTLDRIESFDPEADEYAAMADEHYEMAIENYRREVVTALEDLEDEQEAAADPT; encoded by the coding sequence ATGAGCGACGCACCGAGTCGAGAGGTCGCGCGGCGAGCGTTCGCCAGCGAGTTCAACGATTCGAGCTACACGTTCAAGGAGTCGGACGACGAGCGAGCGCCCGTCTACGCGCTGTTGCCGACCGGGGAGCGCGCGAACCGCGTGTTCTTCGTCGGCACGCTCACCGAGAAGGAAGATATCGGCGACGACAACGAGTACTGGCGCGGCCGGATCGTCGACCCGACGGGGACGTTCTTCGTCTACGCCGGCCAGTACCAGCCCGACGCCGCCGCGATGCTGCGGGACCTGGAACCGCCCGCCTACGTCTCGGTCGTCGGCAAGCCCCGCACCTACGAGACCGACGAGGGCGACGTGAACGTCTCCGTGCGACCGGAGTCGATCACCGTCGTCGACGCCGACGTGCGGGACCGTTGGGTCGTCGAGACCGCCCAGCGCACGCTCGACCGGATCGAGAGCTTCGACCCCGAGGCCGACGAGTACGCCGCGATGGCCGACGAGCATTACGAGATGGCGATCGAGAACTACCGCCGCGAGGTCGTCACCGCCTTAGAGGACCTCGAAGACGAGCAGGAAGCCGCCGCCGATCCGACCTAA
- a CDS encoding PAS domain S-box protein produces MTTVSGGPIRVLIVDDNPRFGELAEMFLEEEFEDIRVKAVTSAAEGENVLSEATVDCVVSDYQMPEKDGVEFLRSVREDHPDLPFIIMTGKGDETVASEAISAGVTDYIRKEAGSEHYDLLAHRIRNVVGQQRAEQAKKARNRRIRRVYERIDDGFVALDEEWQLTYANSRAAELLDRPNDELMGKRATEVFPGIEDTEFYEAAAGVLEDQEVLTVEEHYDLLDAWFEVRIFPDVDGLSIYFRDITERKRRQQELERSRKRYRALVDTAPTAIVVVDADDGSIVELNQSAESLLGYDSEELSGDHHTELHPPEDESLYETLFRERLEAGAGMVSKHADGSQVCVETADGERVPVEISSQVIELEEERLVQSVIRDIVKRS; encoded by the coding sequence ATGACAACTGTCTCCGGGGGTCCCATCCGGGTTCTCATCGTCGACGACAACCCCCGCTTCGGGGAACTGGCGGAGATGTTTCTCGAGGAGGAGTTCGAGGACATCCGCGTCAAGGCGGTGACAAGCGCCGCCGAGGGCGAGAACGTGCTCTCCGAAGCGACGGTCGACTGCGTCGTCAGCGACTACCAGATGCCCGAGAAAGACGGCGTCGAGTTCCTCCGCTCGGTGCGGGAGGATCATCCCGATCTCCCCTTTATTATCATGACTGGCAAGGGCGACGAGACCGTCGCCAGCGAGGCGATCTCGGCGGGCGTCACCGACTACATCCGCAAGGAGGCCGGCAGCGAGCACTACGACCTGCTGGCCCACCGCATCCGGAACGTCGTCGGCCAGCAGCGGGCCGAGCAGGCCAAGAAGGCGCGCAACCGGCGGATCCGCCGGGTGTACGAGCGGATCGACGACGGGTTCGTCGCGCTCGACGAGGAGTGGCAGCTCACGTACGCCAACAGCCGCGCGGCCGAGCTGCTGGACCGGCCGAACGACGAGCTGATGGGCAAACGAGCGACGGAGGTGTTCCCCGGGATCGAGGATACCGAGTTCTACGAGGCGGCCGCGGGCGTGCTGGAGGACCAAGAGGTACTGACCGTCGAGGAGCACTACGACCTGCTCGACGCCTGGTTCGAGGTGCGGATCTTCCCCGACGTCGACGGGCTGTCGATCTACTTCCGCGATATCACCGAGCGCAAGCGTCGCCAGCAGGAACTGGAGCGCTCGCGCAAGCGCTACCGGGCGCTGGTCGACACGGCGCCGACGGCGATCGTCGTCGTCGACGCCGACGACGGGAGCATCGTCGAGCTCAACCAGTCGGCCGAGTCGCTCCTCGGCTACGACTCCGAGGAACTCTCGGGAGACCACCACACCGAGCTCCACCCGCCGGAGGACGAGTCGCTCTACGAGACGCTGTTCCGCGAGCGCCTCGAAGCCGGCGCGGGCATGGTGAGCAAGCACGCCGACGGCTCGCAGGTGTGCGTCGAGACGGCCGACGGCGAGCGCGTCCCCGTCGAGATCTCCTCGCAAGTGATCGAGCTAGAAGAGGAGCGGCTGGTCCAGAGCGTCATCCGGGACATCGTCAAGCGATCCTGA
- a CDS encoding DUF5814 domain-containing protein, with amino-acid sequence MAITDKIYVKNHRQLSSQLDTHIPKGAFKGATMDVLFTGEGLEKLDEATRDRVLDFAEDFLDCDCDNNPYCGCPERKFMRYLLELRAQGLGPDAIVDVMSDDYMLYAYPGDVLSFLDNGVRTLEAVEELAAVEGDEEAREQARDTKRELSG; translated from the coding sequence GTGGCGATCACGGACAAGATCTACGTGAAGAACCACCGGCAGTTGAGCTCCCAGCTCGACACGCACATCCCCAAGGGCGCGTTCAAGGGCGCGACGATGGACGTGCTGTTCACCGGGGAGGGACTGGAGAAGTTGGACGAAGCCACCCGCGATCGGGTGCTGGACTTCGCGGAGGACTTTCTGGACTGCGACTGCGACAACAATCCCTACTGTGGCTGCCCGGAGCGGAAATTCATGCGGTACCTGCTGGAGCTGCGCGCCCAGGGGCTCGGCCCGGACGCCATCGTCGACGTGATGAGCGACGACTACATGCTGTACGCCTATCCCGGCGACGTGCTGTCCTTCCTCGACAACGGCGTCCGGACGCTGGAGGCGGTCGAGGAGCTCGCGGCCGTCGAGGGCGACGAAGAAGCCAGAGAGCAGGCGCGCGACACGAAGCGGGAGCTGTCGGGCTGA
- a CDS encoding FAD-dependent oxidoreductase — MDLDLPASPETPPPDSDRSVAVVGGGAVGATAARDLARWDVDVTLFERDAVGAGATGRAAGIVYDAFAEDLDAAVADRALDRFRELSGTAEFELTDRPYVWFAREGDDRNAEAIREQVPRMRANGRDVDLLAPGEIADRWPTLCADDISVAAVAESSGTTTPSTYAAATAELAEADGATIETGTAARIETDPVAVRVGAERRQFDAVLVAAGARTPGLLADPGIELASEAYRVQALTVGVEAEDDEQRDRAAALPSFYDATGGYYARPKDGELLAGDGTEPVPADPDDWDRESDAWFRDDVLEKLSGRVDGVESTASDAWAGLCTATPDRNPLVGQVESGLFVATGFHGHGFMRAPAIGELVARQLCGADGIAAFDPARFDGRDEFEIVEGMALDEH; from the coding sequence ATGGATCTCGATCTGCCCGCATCGCCGGAAACCCCGCCGCCCGACTCCGACCGATCGGTCGCCGTGGTCGGCGGCGGCGCGGTCGGCGCGACGGCCGCCCGCGACCTGGCGCGCTGGGACGTCGACGTGACGCTGTTCGAGCGCGACGCCGTCGGCGCCGGGGCGACCGGCCGCGCGGCCGGCATCGTCTACGACGCGTTCGCGGAGGATCTCGACGCCGCCGTCGCCGACCGCGCGCTCGACCGGTTTCGCGAGCTCTCGGGCACCGCCGAGTTCGAGCTGACCGACCGGCCGTACGTCTGGTTCGCGCGAGAGGGCGACGACCGGAACGCCGAGGCGATCCGCGAGCAGGTGCCCAGAATGCGCGCGAACGGCCGAGACGTCGATCTGCTCGCGCCGGGCGAGATCGCCGACCGGTGGCCGACGCTGTGCGCGGACGATATCAGCGTGGCCGCCGTCGCGGAATCGTCCGGCACGACGACGCCCTCGACCTACGCCGCGGCGACGGCCGAGCTGGCCGAAGCCGACGGCGCGACGATCGAGACGGGGACCGCCGCACGGATCGAGACCGATCCAGTGGCGGTACGCGTCGGTGCCGAACGCCGGCAGTTCGACGCCGTCCTCGTCGCCGCGGGCGCTCGGACGCCGGGGCTGCTGGCCGACCCGGGGATCGAACTCGCCAGCGAGGCCTACCGGGTGCAGGCGCTGACCGTCGGCGTCGAGGCGGAGGACGACGAGCAACGCGACCGAGCGGCCGCGCTCCCCTCGTTCTACGACGCCACGGGCGGGTACTACGCCCGACCGAAGGACGGGGAACTGCTCGCCGGCGACGGAACAGAACCGGTCCCGGCCGATCCCGACGACTGGGATCGAGAGAGCGACGCGTGGTTCCGCGATGACGTGCTGGAGAAACTATCGGGGCGCGTCGACGGCGTCGAATCGACCGCGAGCGACGCCTGGGCCGGGCTGTGTACGGCGACGCCGGACCGAAATCCGCTGGTCGGCCAAGTCGAATCCGGGCTGTTCGTCGCGACCGGATTCCACGGCCACGGGTTCATGCGCGCGCCGGCGATCGGCGAGCTCGTCGCTCGTCAGCTCTGTGGCGCGGACGGCATCGCGGCGTTCGATCCGGCCCGGTTCGACGGGCGCGATGAGTTCGAGATCGTGGAGGGGATGGCGCTCGACGAACACTGA
- a CDS encoding ribbon-helix-helix protein, CopG family produces the protein MGNKNKTISFRVNEDDFESLREIAEERDLSLSAVFRDYVDMLVAHDGQVEVVPEHELDGPVDESDDEFPPKVTVPKSFVREHERLELEADHLREQLDEYKQYATHLRERVDDDADDVIHLEDLDREKDEQDETLHLG, from the coding sequence ATGGGCAACAAGAACAAGACGATCTCGTTCCGCGTCAACGAGGACGACTTCGAGTCGCTGCGGGAGATCGCCGAGGAGCGCGACCTCTCGCTGTCGGCGGTGTTCCGCGACTACGTCGACATGCTCGTTGCCCACGACGGCCAGGTCGAGGTCGTCCCCGAGCACGAACTCGACGGCCCCGTCGACGAGAGCGACGACGAGTTCCCGCCGAAGGTCACGGTCCCCAAGAGTTTCGTCCGCGAGCACGAGCGCCTCGAACTCGAAGCCGACCACCTCCGGGAACAGTTAGACGAGTACAAGCAGTACGCCACGCACCTTCGCGAGCGCGTCGACGACGACGCCGACGACGTCATCCACTTAGAAGATCTCGACCGCGAGAAAGACGAGCAGGACGAGACGCTCCATCTGGGGTAG
- a CDS encoding DUF7577 domain-containing protein: protein MDVWQWVLLYAAFLALVQLLIYYYLRRGRDRQSMTVSGAGDRGRTNGAVPNSSGLREMPGSPDDGESSPEGDPRPDADEETLVCPHCGARNEREPTFTYCRNCVSQLGA, encoded by the coding sequence ATGGACGTCTGGCAGTGGGTCCTGCTGTACGCGGCGTTCCTCGCGCTCGTCCAGCTGTTGATCTACTACTACCTGCGCCGGGGCCGGGACCGGCAGTCGATGACGGTCTCGGGCGCGGGCGATCGCGGCCGGACCAACGGCGCCGTCCCGAACAGCTCCGGGCTCCGGGAGATGCCCGGATCGCCCGACGACGGCGAGTCGAGCCCGGAGGGCGATCCGCGGCCCGACGCCGACGAGGAGACGCTCGTCTGCCCGCACTGCGGCGCGCGCAACGAGCGCGAGCCGACGTTCACGTACTGCCGGAACTGCGTCTCGCAGCTCGGCGCCTGA
- a CDS encoding DUF7091 family protein encodes MGDRDRVRRFVSKTLRGAGRQLEEARQAYHEGQRTASLPRDEDGKVRIVCRRYAERRAVNLDADGRPECFDPDHPGCRGCAEDVREGVVETW; translated from the coding sequence GTGGGTGATCGCGACCGCGTCCGGCGGTTCGTCAGCAAGACGCTCCGCGGCGCGGGCCGCCAGCTCGAGGAAGCCCGACAGGCCTACCACGAGGGCCAGCGCACGGCGTCGCTGCCGCGCGACGAGGACGGCAAAGTCCGAATCGTCTGTCGCCGCTACGCCGAGCGGCGCGCGGTCAATCTGGACGCCGACGGACGGCCCGAGTGCTTCGATCCGGACCATCCCGGCTGTCGAGGGTGCGCCGAGGACGTCCGCGAGGGCGTCGTCGAGACCTGGTGA
- a CDS encoding aldo/keto reductase, with protein sequence MHYRTLGDTGVEVSEVGFGAWVVGTDWWGDRSEEQAIEMVRHAVDQGITFFDTGDVYGHGASEEIIGEALADRREEVTIGTKVGYDFYNNPQAGHGELPKEVTPEWIETALDRSLDRLDTDYVDLLQLHNANVDEVDRDVREKLDELVESGRVDSIGWALGPSIGWLAEGEAAVEQGFDAVQTVFNLFEQGPGTHFLDAVEREGADTSVLARVPHSSGLLNEQVTPDTELGEGDHRSHRPQEWYETGWDKLEAIRFLEKDGERTMAQAAIRWLLYHDAVASVTPTFRTTDDIDAWAAASDVAPLSDDEYERVQELHAENFGVARDDGMDSYRSSVGGRDVEQAGLQPSAGD encoded by the coding sequence ATGCACTACCGTACGCTGGGCGACACCGGCGTCGAGGTCAGCGAAGTCGGATTCGGCGCGTGGGTCGTCGGCACGGACTGGTGGGGCGACCGCTCGGAAGAGCAGGCGATCGAAATGGTTCGCCACGCCGTCGATCAGGGGATCACGTTCTTCGACACCGGCGACGTGTACGGCCACGGCGCCAGCGAGGAGATCATCGGCGAGGCCCTCGCGGATCGCCGCGAGGAGGTCACCATCGGCACGAAAGTCGGCTACGACTTCTACAACAACCCGCAGGCGGGCCACGGGGAACTCCCCAAGGAGGTCACGCCCGAGTGGATCGAGACGGCGCTCGATCGGTCGCTCGACCGGCTCGACACCGACTACGTCGATCTGCTGCAACTGCACAACGCGAACGTCGACGAGGTCGATCGGGACGTGCGGGAGAAACTGGACGAGCTCGTCGAGTCGGGACGGGTCGACTCGATCGGCTGGGCGCTGGGCCCCTCGATCGGCTGGCTCGCCGAGGGCGAAGCCGCCGTCGAGCAGGGCTTCGACGCCGTCCAGACCGTCTTTAATCTGTTCGAGCAGGGGCCGGGCACGCACTTCCTCGACGCGGTCGAGCGGGAGGGTGCGGACACGAGCGTGCTCGCGCGCGTTCCCCACTCATCGGGACTGCTCAACGAGCAGGTCACGCCCGACACCGAACTCGGCGAGGGCGACCACCGCTCGCACCGGCCCCAGGAGTGGTACGAGACGGGCTGGGACAAGCTCGAAGCGATCCGCTTCCTCGAAAAGGACGGCGAGCGCACGATGGCCCAGGCCGCGATCCGGTGGCTCCTGTATCACGACGCCGTCGCCTCGGTGACGCCGACGTTCCGGACGACCGACGACATCGACGCGTGGGCGGCCGCGAGCGACGTCGCGCCGCTCTCGGACGACGAGTACGAGCGCGTCCAGGAACTGCACGCGGAGAACTTCGGCGTCGCGCGGGACGACGGGATGGACAGCTACCGATCCTCGGTCGGCGGGCGCGACGTCGAGCAGGCCGGACTCCAGCCCAGCGCGGGCGACTGA
- a CDS encoding acyltransferase, translated as MTKRHVSLPADAEAGLEEFLDEVDRRLASDEDTCSVVEDVLVDLHGDRDAYERWQAGGDVSPAERVRLQGYDPCNSTLESEYYAEKDEEKFRESKHLQWLWRQFDATPMADNVEFALRFRQMLADHLFAECGDDCRFFKGISVTYGHNVEIGDNVVIHDDVHLDDRGKLTIGDRVSISDGAHLYSHDHDLVDQTAVENFHTIVEDDARVTYDAMVRAGCRIGENAVVGARAVVQGDVPDHHVAVGMPAKSVKIKPGWEDVATPLDADGVNANRQDERRVERDLPEDFEPFDEFQRDLEPPAPPRSSDE; from the coding sequence ATGACAAAGCGGCACGTCAGCCTCCCGGCGGACGCCGAAGCCGGGTTAGAGGAGTTCCTCGACGAGGTAGACAGGCGGCTCGCCTCGGACGAGGACACCTGTTCGGTCGTCGAGGACGTGCTCGTCGACCTGCACGGCGACCGGGACGCCTACGAGCGCTGGCAGGCCGGCGGGGACGTCTCGCCCGCCGAGCGCGTCCGCCTGCAGGGGTACGACCCGTGTAACTCCACCCTGGAGAGCGAGTACTACGCCGAGAAGGACGAAGAGAAGTTCCGCGAGTCCAAGCACCTCCAGTGGCTCTGGCGGCAGTTCGACGCGACGCCGATGGCCGACAACGTCGAGTTCGCGCTCCGCTTCCGCCAGATGCTCGCCGATCACCTGTTCGCCGAGTGCGGCGACGACTGCCGATTTTTCAAGGGGATCTCCGTCACCTACGGCCACAACGTCGAGATCGGCGACAACGTCGTGATCCACGACGACGTCCACCTCGACGACCGCGGAAAGTTGACGATCGGCGATCGGGTGTCGATCTCCGACGGCGCCCACCTCTACAGCCACGATCACGATCTCGTCGACCAGACCGCCGTCGAGAACTTCCACACGATCGTCGAGGACGACGCGCGGGTCACCTACGACGCGATGGTGCGGGCGGGCTGCCGGATCGGCGAGAACGCCGTCGTCGGCGCGCGGGCCGTCGTGCAGGGCGACGTGCCCGACCACCACGTCGCGGTCGGGATGCCCGCCAAGAGCGTCAAGATCAAGCCGGGGTGGGAAGACGTCGCGACGCCGCTGGACGCCGACGGCGTCAACGCCAACCGGCAGGACGAACGCCGGGTCGAGCGCGATCTCCCCGAAGACTTCGAGCCGTTCGACGAGTTCCAGCGCGACCTCGAACCGCCGGCGCCGCCTCGTTCGTCCGACGAGTAG
- a CDS encoding TrmB family transcriptional regulator, with translation MPTESEAVELLEELGLTEYEARCFVALSRVEKASAKEVSDLSEVPRSRVYDAVERLHRRGLVDVQQSDPREFRALSQEKALQVLRDQHEETLANVGTALGNLERSDDLEESGAWAISDHEHVTDRIETLLGDADDEAYLLVTDESAMERDVRSTLAGASDRGVDVITEVPSDDAEERLLEDVPDATVRITELAGDAAQIESKWLSRIVMVDRRSVLLGALTDDARPGRTIETAIWAKGSNHGLVVGVRHLLTARIEEQGVFD, from the coding sequence ATGCCCACGGAGTCCGAAGCGGTCGAACTTCTCGAGGAACTGGGGCTGACAGAGTACGAGGCGCGCTGCTTCGTCGCGCTCTCGCGGGTCGAGAAAGCCAGCGCGAAAGAGGTCAGCGATCTCTCGGAAGTGCCTCGTTCGCGAGTGTACGACGCGGTCGAACGCCTCCATCGACGGGGGCTGGTGGACGTCCAGCAGTCCGATCCCAGAGAGTTCCGCGCGCTCTCTCAGGAGAAGGCGTTGCAGGTGCTGCGCGACCAGCACGAGGAGACGCTCGCGAACGTCGGCACCGCGCTCGGGAATCTCGAACGCTCGGACGATCTCGAAGAGTCGGGCGCGTGGGCGATCTCCGATCACGAACACGTGACCGACCGGATCGAGACGCTACTGGGGGACGCCGACGACGAGGCGTACCTGCTCGTCACCGACGAGAGCGCGATGGAACGGGACGTTCGGTCGACGCTGGCCGGGGCGAGCGATCGCGGCGTCGACGTGATCACCGAAGTACCCTCCGACGACGCCGAGGAACGGCTTCTGGAGGACGTCCCGGACGCGACCGTTCGGATCACCGAGCTCGCCGGGGACGCCGCGCAGATCGAATCGAAGTGGCTGAGCCGGATCGTGATGGTCGACCGACGGTCGGTGCTGCTGGGCGCGCTCACCGACGACGCGCGACCGGGTCGAACCATCGAGACGGCCATCTGGGCGAAGGGATCGAATCACGGTCTCGTCGTCGGCGTCCGACACCTGCTGACGGCCCGGATCGAGGAACAGGGCGTGTTCGACTGA